The Collimonas fungivorans Ter331 genome has a segment encoding these proteins:
- the mprF gene encoding bifunctional lysylphosphatidylglycerol flippase/synthetase MprF, whose translation MARHPSSSQTDIPALGAVPAVQKAGVSWRFWLTLLVVLVLGALVFKSLHALLADVHYRSIVHAVKHTPLSHLLLAMLATAVSYLSLAGYDVSSLRYVGAKVKGTTIGLTSFIAYALGNTVGLGVLTGGTVRMRLYTASGVEASQVAQAIAFNAGAFGLGMTTFGAVGLLWGATQVQELAHIPSWLLRAVACLVLLGVGAFILLCRLRRDLLLFGRWNLRLPEAGLALRQLLISAVDLSAAAATLWFLLPSGVIDLPTFVAFYAIAMALGVISHVPGGVGVFEAVILLACANHAPTSKIAAALVLYRAIYFLLPLLLATILLAAFEMRSGIGAPVARAAVRLSPWLLTALTMVTGTMLLVSGVTPATRHAEELLRLHVPLFVVEASHLIGSVAGLAMLFLARGLLHRLDAAWWASLVLTVIAGILALPKGIAVSEFIVLFLLASLLVISRKQFYRRSSLFSQTFEPGWLIAVACVLAACGWILLFAYRDIDIADRMWWQFAFDDYAPRSMRTLMVVAIMALGLGLWQLFRRSTGVAELPAEEELQRAAEIVNKQPAADACLAFMGDKSLLFSASGNSFIMFAKHNRSWVALSDPVGDQREWSELIWRFIELVDGYGGRVAFYKVRPQSLPLYLDAGLRVYKLGEEAYVPLEQFSLQGPRRANLRHGVNRAEREGLRFEMLAVEQLPPLLEQLRVVSDAWLADQDTREKSFSLGSFDEAYILRQPVAVIRREQKIIAFASLMCPDALRVEAAVDLMRQLPDAPPGTMEFLFSQLMLHFKEQGYQRFGLGMAPMSGMKDHQLASRWQRFGRMLFMHGGRFYNFRGLRNFKDKFDPVWEARYLVSRGGLAPVFAFTDTAALISGGLKGAISK comes from the coding sequence ATGGCACGTCATCCATCCTCGTCGCAAACAGATATTCCGGCGCTCGGCGCCGTTCCTGCCGTGCAGAAGGCGGGCGTAAGCTGGCGTTTCTGGCTCACGCTGCTGGTGGTGCTGGTGCTGGGTGCGCTGGTTTTTAAATCCCTGCACGCACTGCTTGCCGACGTGCATTACCGCAGCATCGTGCATGCGGTGAAACATACGCCGCTGAGCCACCTTTTACTGGCCATGCTGGCGACCGCGGTCAGCTACCTGTCGCTGGCCGGCTACGATGTGTCCAGCTTGCGTTATGTCGGCGCCAAGGTCAAAGGGACGACCATCGGCTTGACCTCGTTCATTGCCTACGCGCTCGGCAATACCGTCGGGCTCGGCGTACTGACTGGCGGCACGGTGCGCATGCGCTTGTACACCGCCAGCGGCGTCGAGGCTTCCCAGGTGGCGCAGGCCATCGCTTTCAATGCCGGTGCATTCGGCCTCGGCATGACCACTTTCGGTGCTGTCGGCTTGCTGTGGGGCGCAACCCAGGTGCAGGAGCTGGCGCATATCCCGAGCTGGCTGCTGCGCGCGGTGGCCTGCCTGGTATTGCTCGGGGTCGGCGCTTTTATCCTGCTGTGCCGACTGCGCCGCGATCTGCTGCTGTTCGGGCGCTGGAACCTGCGTTTGCCGGAAGCTGGCCTGGCTTTGCGCCAGCTGCTGATTTCGGCGGTGGACCTGAGTGCGGCGGCGGCCACCTTGTGGTTCCTGCTGCCAAGCGGCGTCATCGATTTGCCGACCTTCGTCGCGTTTTATGCGATAGCGATGGCGCTAGGCGTGATCAGCCACGTGCCGGGCGGCGTCGGCGTATTCGAAGCGGTGATCCTGCTGGCTTGCGCCAACCATGCGCCGACCAGCAAGATCGCGGCGGCCCTGGTGCTGTACCGGGCCATCTATTTCCTGTTGCCGCTGCTGCTGGCGACGATTCTGCTGGCGGCATTCGAGATGCGCTCTGGCATCGGCGCACCGGTGGCGCGCGCGGCGGTGAGGCTGTCGCCATGGCTGCTCACGGCATTGACCATGGTGACCGGCACCATGCTGCTGGTGTCGGGCGTGACGCCGGCTACCCGCCATGCCGAAGAACTGCTGCGGCTGCACGTGCCCTTGTTTGTGGTGGAAGCATCGCACCTGATCGGCAGCGTCGCCGGACTGGCGATGCTGTTCCTGGCGCGCGGCCTGCTGCATCGGCTCGATGCCGCGTGGTGGGCATCGCTGGTGCTGACCGTGATCGCCGGCATCCTGGCGCTGCCCAAGGGCATCGCGGTTTCCGAATTCATCGTGCTGTTCTTGCTGGCTTCGCTGCTGGTGATTTCGCGCAAGCAGTTTTACCGCCGCTCGTCCCTGTTTTCGCAAACCTTCGAACCCGGCTGGCTGATCGCGGTGGCCTGCGTGCTGGCGGCCTGCGGCTGGATCCTGCTGTTTGCCTATCGCGATATCGACATTGCCGATCGCATGTGGTGGCAATTTGCATTCGACGACTACGCGCCGCGTTCGATGCGGACCTTGATGGTGGTGGCCATCATGGCTTTGGGGCTGGGCCTGTGGCAGCTGTTCCGGCGTTCCACCGGCGTCGCCGAACTTCCTGCCGAGGAAGAACTGCAGCGCGCCGCCGAGATCGTCAACAAGCAGCCGGCGGCAGATGCCTGCCTGGCTTTCATGGGCGACAAGAGCCTGCTGTTTTCCGCCTCCGGCAACAGCTTCATCATGTTCGCCAAGCACAACCGCTCCTGGGTAGCATTGTCCGATCCGGTCGGCGACCAGCGCGAATGGTCGGAACTGATCTGGCGTTTCATCGAGCTGGTCGACGGCTACGGCGGCCGGGTCGCGTTCTACAAGGTGCGCCCGCAATCGCTGCCGCTCTATCTCGACGCCGGTTTGCGCGTCTATAAACTGGGAGAAGAGGCTTACGTGCCGCTGGAGCAGTTCAGCCTGCAAGGACCGCGCCGCGCCAATCTGCGGCATGGCGTCAATCGCGCCGAACGCGAGGGCCTGCGTTTCGAGATGCTGGCGGTGGAGCAGCTGCCGCCGCTGCTGGAGCAGCTGAGGGTAGTCTCGGATGCATGGCTGGCCGACCAGGACACGCGCGAGAAGAGTTTTTCATTGGGCAGTTTCGATGAAGCCTATATCTTGCGGCAGCCGGTCGCAGTGATCCGGCGCGAGCAGAAAATCATCGCTTTTGCCAGCCTGATGTGTCCGGATGCGTTACGGGTGGAAGCCGCCGTCGACCTGATGCGGCAGTTGCCCGATGCGCCGCCGGGCACCATGGAATTCCTGTTCTCGCAGCTGATGCTGCATTTCAAGGAACAGGGCTACCAGCGCTTCGGCCTGGGCATGGCGCCGATGTCGGGCATGAAAGACCACCAGCTGGCGTCGCGCTGGCAGCGCTTCGGCCGCATGCTGTTCATGCACGGCGGACGTTTCTACAATTTCCGCGGCCTGCGTAATTTCAAGGACAAGTTCGATCCGGTGTGGGAGGCGCGCTACCTGGTGAGCAGGGGCGGCCTGGCGCCGGTGTTCGCGTTCACCGATACCGCCGCGCTGATCAGCGGCGGCCTCAAGGGAGCCATCAGTAAATGA
- a CDS encoding acetyl-CoA carboxylase carboxyltransferase subunit alpha: MSKTTFLGFEQPIAELDAKIEELRFVQDDSAVDISEEIDRLSKKSQQLTKDIYAKLTPWQVSQISRHPQRPYTMDYVNEIFTDFHELHGDRTYADDQSIVGGLARFNGQACMVIGHQKGRDTKERALRNFGMPKPEGYRKALRLMKVAEKFGLPIFTFVDTPGAFPGIDAEERGQSEAIGHNLYAMAELKVPLIATIIGEGGSGGALAIAVGDAVLMLQYATYSVISPEGCASILWKTAERAADAADALGLTAHRLKAVGLIDKIVSEPLGGAHRDPKQMASLLKRALADTLRQFQGVKTKDLLNARHEKLMSYGKFKEVLAAE; this comes from the coding sequence ATGAGTAAAACAACATTTCTCGGCTTCGAGCAACCGATCGCCGAATTAGATGCCAAGATCGAAGAGCTGCGTTTCGTCCAGGACGATTCGGCGGTGGACATTTCGGAAGAAATCGATCGCTTATCGAAAAAAAGCCAGCAATTGACCAAGGATATTTACGCAAAGTTAACGCCTTGGCAAGTTTCCCAGATTTCACGGCATCCGCAGCGTCCTTACACCATGGACTACGTGAATGAAATCTTCACGGATTTCCATGAACTGCACGGCGACCGCACCTATGCCGACGACCAGTCGATAGTCGGCGGCCTGGCGCGTTTCAACGGCCAGGCTTGCATGGTGATCGGCCACCAGAAGGGACGCGACACCAAGGAGCGCGCCTTGCGCAATTTCGGCATGCCCAAGCCGGAAGGTTATCGCAAGGCTCTGCGCCTGATGAAAGTCGCGGAAAAATTCGGCCTGCCGATTTTCACCTTTGTCGATACGCCCGGCGCATTCCCCGGCATCGATGCCGAAGAGCGCGGCCAGTCGGAAGCCATCGGCCACAACCTGTACGCGATGGCTGAGCTGAAAGTGCCGCTGATCGCTACCATCATCGGTGAAGGCGGCTCCGGCGGCGCGCTGGCGATTGCGGTCGGCGACGCGGTCCTGATGCTGCAGTACGCGACTTATTCGGTGATCTCGCCTGAAGGCTGTGCCTCGATCCTGTGGAAAACCGCCGAGCGCGCAGCCGATGCCGCCGATGCGCTGGGCCTGACCGCGCATCGCCTGAAAGCCGTCGGCCTGATCGACAAGATCGTCAGCGAACCGCTGGGCGGCGCCCATCGCGATCCGAAGCAGATGGCATCCTTGCTCAAGCGCGCGCTGGCCGATACCTTGCGCCAGTTCCAGGGCGTCAAGACCAAGGACTTGCTGAATGCACGCCATGAAAAACTGATGAGCTACGGTAAATTCAAGGAAGTGCTGGCAGCAGAATAG
- the tilS gene encoding tRNA lysidine(34) synthetase TilS encodes MSNSSIPSISAYLENTLAGIAQAFPAIASQQQARLAVAYSGGLDSSVLLHAAAQYAGAHGAQLFAFHIHHGISPNADQWQSHCAEACARLGVVFDTRRIALRNSDKSGVEEAARISRYAALGDLCRQHQIPLLLTGHHLDDQAETVLLQLLRGSGAAGLSGMDRWNTAPTLLGDAVLLMARPLLKVSRAALEQYAAAQQLTFIEDESNHDPRYARNALRQQVMPVLAQHFPGFQERFSRSAGHMQTTQRLLIDLAAQDMAVCADGACLDLEHVRQLSGERIDNLLRYWFGLHHLRMPSSAWLSEMRQQLLEAKADAQLCVTHPDCHIRRHRNRVFLTPRDDVDRSEIEPQAFRWNGEAEMRFPQFGGVLHFDQAEQGIDADWLRAQSLQIQYRSGGERLKLALNRPTKSVKYHYQAFDVPPWERERLPLVSSGKQILFAAGIGMDCLQLAAGPGLHISLRWQADELPFRQGI; translated from the coding sequence GTGTCGAATTCATCTATCCCAAGTATCAGTGCGTACTTAGAAAACACCCTGGCAGGGATCGCGCAAGCGTTCCCCGCAATTGCCTCGCAACAGCAGGCACGACTGGCCGTCGCCTACAGCGGCGGACTGGACTCCAGCGTGCTGCTGCATGCGGCAGCCCAGTATGCCGGCGCGCACGGCGCCCAGCTGTTCGCCTTCCACATCCATCACGGCATCAGCCCCAACGCGGACCAGTGGCAAAGCCATTGCGCCGAGGCTTGCGCCAGGCTGGGCGTGGTCTTTGATACGCGCCGCATCGCATTGCGCAACAGCGACAAGAGCGGCGTGGAAGAAGCCGCGCGCATCAGCCGCTATGCAGCGCTGGGCGACTTGTGCCGCCAGCACCAGATCCCTTTGTTATTGACAGGACACCACCTGGACGACCAGGCTGAGACCGTGCTGCTGCAACTGTTGCGCGGCTCGGGCGCGGCCGGCCTGTCCGGCATGGATCGCTGGAATACGGCGCCGACCTTGCTGGGCGATGCTGTCTTGCTGATGGCGCGGCCACTGTTGAAAGTGTCGCGGGCGGCGCTGGAGCAATACGCAGCGGCGCAGCAGCTGACGTTTATCGAAGACGAATCGAATCACGATCCGCGTTATGCCCGCAACGCCTTGCGTCAGCAAGTCATGCCGGTGCTGGCGCAGCATTTTCCCGGCTTCCAGGAGCGGTTTTCGCGCAGCGCCGGGCACATGCAGACCACGCAGCGCTTGCTGATCGACCTGGCGGCGCAAGACATGGCGGTCTGCGCGGACGGCGCCTGCCTCGATCTGGAGCATGTGCGCCAGTTGAGCGGGGAGCGTATCGATAACCTGCTGCGCTACTGGTTCGGCTTGCATCACTTGCGCATGCCGTCCAGCGCCTGGCTCAGCGAAATGCGGCAGCAATTGCTGGAAGCAAAAGCCGACGCCCAATTGTGCGTGACTCATCCCGACTGCCACATCCGCCGTCACCGCAACCGGGTGTTCCTGACCCCGCGCGACGATGTCGACCGTTCCGAGATTGAACCGCAAGCGTTCCGCTGGAACGGCGAGGCCGAGATGCGTTTCCCGCAATTCGGCGGCGTCTTGCATTTCGACCAGGCAGAGCAGGGCATCGACGCTGACTGGCTGCGTGCGCAATCCTTGCAAATTCAATATCGTTCCGGCGGCGAGCGTCTCAAGCTGGCCTTGAACCGTCCCACCAAGAGCGTCAAGTACCACTACCAGGCCTTCGATGTGCCGCCCTGGGAGCGCGAGCGCCTGCCGCTGGTGAGCAGCGGCAAGCAGATCCTGTTTGCGGCGGGTATCGGCATGGATTGCCTGCAGCTGGCGGCCGGGCCCGGTTTGCATATCAGCCTGCGCTGGCAAGCAGATGAATTGCCGTTCAGGCAAGGTATCTGA
- a CDS encoding DNA-3-methyladenine glycosylase family protein, with protein MQKAIAVDSRFFVPSYWEDAKAELMKRDRIMRKLIPQFGDLHLVGRGEAFTTLARSVVGQQVSVKAAESAWQKFLLVCPKTTPAQVLKAGPEQLAACGLSKRKADYILDLADHFKAKRVNAEQWMEMDDEDVIADLTQIRGIGRWTAEMFLIFNLLRPNILPLDDLGLLKGISVNYFSGEPVSRSDAREVSANWEPWRTVATWYLWRSLDATSAEYQVITE; from the coding sequence ATGCAAAAAGCGATAGCTGTCGACTCCAGGTTCTTCGTGCCTTCGTATTGGGAAGACGCCAAGGCCGAGTTGATGAAGCGTGACCGTATCATGCGTAAATTGATCCCGCAATTCGGCGACCTGCACCTGGTTGGCCGCGGCGAGGCGTTTACCACGCTGGCGCGTTCGGTGGTCGGCCAGCAGGTTTCGGTCAAGGCGGCGGAATCTGCATGGCAAAAATTTCTGTTAGTCTGTCCCAAGACGACTCCGGCCCAGGTATTGAAAGCAGGTCCGGAGCAACTTGCGGCTTGCGGCTTGTCTAAGCGTAAAGCGGACTATATTCTTGACCTGGCCGACCATTTCAAGGCAAAACGGGTCAATGCCGAGCAGTGGATGGAGATGGACGATGAGGATGTCATCGCGGACCTGACCCAGATCCGCGGCATCGGACGCTGGACAGCGGAGATGTTTTTGATATTTAATTTGCTCCGGCCCAATATATTGCCTTTGGATGATTTAGGATTGCTTAAAGGCATTAGTGTGAATTATTTTTCGGGAGAGCCGGTTTCGCGCAGCGATGCGCGCGAAGTGTCGGCCAATTGGGAGCCATGGCGTACCGTGGCGACCTGGTATCTATGGCGTAGCCTGGATGCAACGTCTGCAGAATATCAAGTCATTACTGAGTAA
- a CDS encoding aspartate kinase has product MALIVHKYGGTSMGSPERIKNVAKRVAKWHDAGHQIVVVPSAMSGETNRLLGLAKEITAQPDPRELDMLASTGEQASVALLAMALQAIGKQAVSYAGWQVAIKTDSAHTKARIRSIDDTKVRQDLDAGKVVIITGFQGIDELGNITTLGRGGSDTSAVAVAAALQAAECLIYTDVDGVYTTDPRVVSDARRLKTVTFEEMLEMASLGSKVLQIRSVEFAGNYKMPTRVLSSLTDPLMPLEEEAISGTLISFEEDTKMEQATITGIAFNRDETKITVLGVPDRPGIAYQILGAVADANIEVDMIIQNQSVDGKTDFTFTVPRGEYTKAMDVLNEKVKAHIGAASITGDAKVSKVSVVGVGMRSHVGIASQMFRTLSEEGINIQMISTSEIKISVLIDEKYMELAVRALHKAFGLESA; this is encoded by the coding sequence ATGGCTTTAATCGTCCACAAATACGGCGGCACTTCGATGGGCTCCCCCGAGCGCATCAAGAATGTCGCCAAGCGCGTCGCCAAATGGCATGACGCCGGCCACCAAATCGTCGTGGTGCCGTCCGCGATGTCCGGTGAAACCAACCGCCTGCTGGGCCTGGCAAAAGAAATTACCGCCCAGCCCGATCCGCGCGAACTCGACATGCTGGCCTCCACCGGCGAGCAGGCTTCAGTCGCCTTGCTGGCCATGGCCCTGCAAGCGATAGGCAAGCAGGCAGTGTCCTATGCCGGCTGGCAAGTCGCGATTAAAACCGATTCGGCCCACACCAAGGCGCGCATCCGTTCGATCGACGACACCAAGGTGCGGCAAGACCTGGATGCCGGCAAGGTAGTGATCATCACCGGTTTCCAGGGCATCGACGAACTGGGCAATATCACGACCCTGGGCCGCGGCGGTTCCGATACGTCGGCAGTGGCGGTCGCTGCTGCGCTGCAGGCAGCGGAATGCCTGATCTATACCGACGTCGACGGCGTCTACACCACCGATCCGCGCGTGGTCTCGGATGCGCGCCGCCTGAAGACGGTGACGTTCGAAGAGATGCTGGAGATGGCGTCGCTAGGCTCGAAAGTGCTGCAGATCCGCTCGGTGGAATTTGCCGGCAACTACAAGATGCCGACACGCGTGCTGTCGTCGCTGACTGACCCCTTAATGCCATTGGAAGAAGAAGCAATTTCCGGCACCCTGATTTCGTTTGAGGAAGACACCAAGATGGAACAAGCCACCATTACCGGCATCGCGTTCAACCGCGACGAGACCAAGATTACCGTGCTCGGCGTACCCGACCGTCCCGGCATCGCCTACCAGATCCTCGGCGCGGTCGCCGATGCCAATATCGAAGTCGACATGATCATCCAGAACCAGTCGGTGGACGGCAAGACCGACTTCACCTTCACCGTGCCGCGCGGCGAATACACCAAGGCGATGGATGTCCTGAACGAGAAGGTCAAGGCGCACATCGGTGCGGCCAGCATCACCGGCGACGCCAAGGTGTCGAAGGTGTCGGTGGTCGGCGTCGGCATGCGCAGCCATGTCGGCATCGCCTCGCAAATGTTCCGGACCTTGTCGGAAGAGGGCATCAATATCCAGATGATTTCGACCTCTGAAATCAAGATTTCGGTGCTGATCGACGAAAAGTACATGGAACTGGCCGTGCGCGCCTTGCACAAGGCTTTTGGACTGGAAAGCGCTTAA